The Pantoea sp. Aalb genome includes the window CTGAAGGTATTTCCCATATGTTAGGCATAAATTCACAATTTGATCTTTTAAGAAAAAGAATGCCTGTTTTATTTTTTACTTTTACAATTCCACCAACTAAAATTCTGTCGTAATTATATAGTGAATTTAAAATTTTTTTAGGAATAAGTTTTTCAATCATTTTTTGTATAACTCTGCTACTGATTTAATAATAGATAAATAATTTTCAATAAATTCAAAACGTTCTTCTCCATACCAGACATCTAATTTAAACATGCTTCTATGAAATTTAATAGAATTTAAAAAATTTTTTTTATTAATATGAATTTTTTCTAAATAATTTTGAGATATTTTATGAGGTGAATGAAATAAGAAGTATTCATTAAGTGGACATGTTGAACCAGGAATATCAGCATTAATTGCACCTAATTTATTTAATGTTTTTACAAATTGATATAAATTTACAGTAAATTTATTTTCGTTAAATAATATTGGTAGTGCATACCAAGAGGGATTAGCTTTTTTAGGTACCCGTACAATACTCAAACCATCAATTAAATCTATACCTCGTTTTAATAATGAGGCTGTTTCACGTTTTTCTTTTATCATTTTTTCAAAGTTAGACATTTGTGGTAAAACTATTGCTGCTCCTAATGGATGCATTCGTAAATTTAAACCAGTACCAGTAGTTGCAAAATCCTTTAGATCCTTATCATAAATTTCTTTTTTAGCTCTTTTATTAAAATGTCCAATTAATATTGCTCTTTCATACATTCTTCTATGTTTAGTTGCAAAAAAACCACCTTCACCTGAAGTTAAAATTTTTTTACCTTGAAAACTCCATGCAGAACCATCTGTAAAACTACCAATCATTTTTTTATCCCAGGTAGCTCCATGTGCATGAGAACTATCTTCAAGAAGAAGTAAATTATGTTGGTTACAGATATCTATTAAATCATCCATATCACATGGAATGCCCCACATATGAGTTATAACTACAGCTTTTGTTTTTGATGTAATTAGTTCTTCAACTGCGTTAGGATTTATATTACCATTATCACTACAATCAGCAAATTTTAATTCAGCTCCTAATTGATGGAGAGGTGAGCATGTAGCAAAAAAAGTATAACTAGGAACAATAATTTCATCTCCTTTGGTTATACCAGCACCATAAAACATTGAGAATAAAGCTGTAGTACCTGAGTTTACAGCTATTGCGTTTTTTACTTGAAATTTTTTTTTAAATTCATTTTCTAATTTTTCATAAATTCCTCCATTATCATAAATAGATATATTTTCCAGAAGTTGATTTTGTACACTATTTTTTATTTCATCTGTAATTTTTGGATGTGAAAATTTTAATTGTTTTAAATTCATTTTAATTATCCCTTAATTAATTTATTTTATATAGTATATTTATTATTTTTATTTACTTTTTCTAAAACACGCATTAAGGAAATTGAATTATTTAAATTTCTTTCAAATGCTGATTCTCCTCCATTAAAAAGAAATTCTTTATACATTTCTATAAAAGGAGAAATATTCTTTATATTAAAATATTTTATTAATTCTTGTTTTTTATTTTTTAAAGTTACTTTTTTTTTATCCGAATAAAAAATAGTATTTTCTCCATAGATAGTTATATCTTCATGTTTTTCAATTGCTACGCAAGATATATAAGCTAAAATAATTACTCCGTTACATTCAAGTTCAACAAAAGCTATATCATCGACATTATAATCTCCGTTAGAAGAATTTATTAATCGGGCATAATTTACTTTAATTTCTTTTCCATCAAAGAAATAGTTAATTATGTCTATAACATGATAACCCATATCTATCCATACTCCTCCTCCAGAAGTTGAATATTGACTTCTCCAGCATCCATTAGGATTTTTACTTGGTATTGTATATCTTATTTTAAAATGAGATATGTTTTCTTTTGTTTTTTGTATTTCTTTTTTTAGTATTTGATATGATGTTGTATATCTTTTTTGACATACAGTAAATATTTTAAAATTTTCATTACGAGAAAAATCACTAAATATTTTTGATTGTGATAATGTTAATGCAAATGGTTTTTCTTTAATGATTTTCATTGGAAAACAACTACAAAATTTAATGACTTCATAATAATTGTTATGAGGTAATGCAATTAATATTACATTAGGTTTTATTGTATAAATTAATTTTTTGTAACATGTGAAACTTGGTGTTTCGTATCCTATTATTTTTTTTATTTTGTTTATGTTTTCTATTGAAATATCACATAAACCATTAATTTTTAATGGTAATGACATTATTGCTGGTATATGTTCTTTAATTACAATGTTACCACATCCAATTATTACAAATTTCATATTTAGTTCCTGTTTAGTTAGGATACTATTCTTTAATTTATTAAATATTAAAAAATTTATAAGAAAATTTATTTAATTTATAAGAAGATTTATTTAATTTATAAATAATTATTATTTATATTTTATTTATTTTTATTTTTTTTAAAAAACAAATTTTTTATTATTTAAAAAAGAAAATTGATTGATTTATTTTGATAATTTTGAATTTATTTTTTAGAAGAAGATTTTATTATTTTAAAGGATATTATTATTTTTTTTTAAAAGAAAGAATGCACTTTATACTAATTATGTATAGCACTATATTTATAGTATCGTATGTAAGTTAAAAAAAAAATCTCTTGCACTTAAAAATAAAAATTTATATTTAACATCTTTAACATCTAATGAAAAATTTAGTAAAATATACCTAAAATAAAAAAATAAACATTAAGCACTTAAAAATCAGATTACAATAATAAATATTTATATAAAAGTATTTAACCGCATATATTTATTACTTCTAGACATAATAAGACGTTCTTTAACTCTACGTTTTAATTCATTAAAAACTATAGATCGATTAGTACTAAAACGACCTTCAGATATTTCACGCATCAATTGGTATTTCACAATTCGTTCAATATCAAGACGTGTACGTTTAGCATCTCGCCGAGCACGAGCACGTTTAAATCCTTGAGACTTACGCTCAACATGATAAAGACGAAATCTTTCTCTAACAAATTGCCATGCTTGTCTTATTAATTCATCAATACCTAATAAAGGAAGATTCTGTTTTTTACGTTTTTGATTTTCCCATTCAACACGACTATTACGAGCAGCTGTTACAGCTATCTCAGATACATCAAGTGCATTAAATAATGCTAATGTAAAAGTAATATCAGTCGGTATATTACAACCAATTTGAGGATCATATTCGGTATTATAAGTAATAAGACCAAGTGTCATTAAAAATCGAAGTGCACGAGTAGCACGAGTAATAGATAAATTACCTCTATTAGACTCTGTTGCTAAACCACATTCAAGAGCTAAATTAGTAATAGAAAGCTGAACTCTATTAGCAAGAGGATCATAATGGAAACACATTCCTTGTAAAAGGGCATCGATAGCACGACGACGTAATAAAGGTGGCATGCGACGACGTTTACCTAAAAAACGAGCAA containing:
- a CDS encoding DegT/DnrJ/EryC1/StrS aminotransferase family protein, which encodes MNLKQLKFSHPKITDEIKNSVQNQLLENISIYDNGGIYEKLENEFKKKFQVKNAIAVNSGTTALFSMFYGAGITKGDEIIVPSYTFFATCSPLHQLGAELKFADCSDNGNINPNAVEELITSKTKAVVITHMWGIPCDMDDLIDICNQHNLLLLEDSSHAHGATWDKKMIGSFTDGSAWSFQGKKILTSGEGGFFATKHRRMYERAILIGHFNKRAKKEIYDKDLKDFATTGTGLNLRMHPLGAAIVLPQMSNFEKMIKEKRETASLLKRGIDLIDGLSIVRVPKKANPSWYALPILFNENKFTVNLYQFVKTLNKLGAINADIPGSTCPLNEYFLFHSPHKISQNYLEKIHINKKNFLNSIKFHRSMFKLDVWYGEERFEFIENYLSIIKSVAELYKK
- the repA gene encoding incFII family plasmid replication initiator RepA encodes the protein MVADIHIFCKHYRQVKNPTPKFTPREGKKTLPFCRKLMVKAEGFTSRFDFYVHVAFARFLGKRRRMPPLLRRRAIDALLQGMCFHYDPLANRVQLSITNLALECGLATESNRGNLSITRATRALRFLMTLGLITYNTEYDPQIGCNIPTDITFTLALFNALDVSEIAVTAARNSRVEWENQKRKKQNLPLLGIDELIRQAWQFVRERFRLYHVERKSQGFKRARARRDAKRTRLDIERIVKYQLMREISEGRFSTNRSIVFNELKRRVKERLIMSRSNKYMRLNTFI
- a CDS encoding Gfo/Idh/MocA family protein; amino-acid sequence: MKFVIIGCGNIVIKEHIPAIMSLPLKINGLCDISIENINKIKKIIGYETPSFTCYKKLIYTIKPNVILIALPHNNYYEVIKFCSCFPMKIIKEKPFALTLSQSKIFSDFSRNENFKIFTVCQKRYTTSYQILKKEIQKTKENISHFKIRYTIPSKNPNGCWRSQYSTSGGGVWIDMGYHVIDIINYFFDGKEIKVNYARLINSSNGDYNVDDIAFVELECNGVIILAYISCVAIEKHEDITIYGENTIFYSDKKKVTLKNKKQELIKYFNIKNISPFIEMYKEFLFNGGESAFERNLNNSISLMRVLEKVNKNNKYTI